The window aacagaatcactgtttcacggctggtcacttagacgccctgcgattcagtgaacgagccgtttaacataaaatctgcgctggatactaatatccaaactatagtgaaacactatcaattagcacagtaacaagatcggcagtttaagacattaacttgtaagcacaaaacacaagatacttctcttttcaatatgaataaggctttattagataaatctaagacatataaactaatctaacacataaacgcatacactcacacattcatacaagttgcaggaagatcgaaagttagggaaagatgagtttaagagaatggaaatatggaatcccaagtttacagcaatacgttaaattgcatagacatgaacaaccatcaatcacgtaattagcactcgcattgagttcctcaatgaggttaaaattaaattagatacaccagcacaaatgtcagagtctggaggtaaagttacatgcgtctcctgtgaaaaaggagtctcggtgaaagggctatcccgaggtcgttgattggctggaagttcagtcgctgaagtgacgtcttgggaagcacgtggttgttgggcgttggctgaaagtgcagagttgtgtgggctggttgaagttgaatgggcaaccaaggtcaggcgtcggagactcgacgttacaaaacttaactcagaacacgaaactctcaaacggaaaagaaaagaaataaagtttgacgagactaggttgtgttccttctcatcgtggctaagtagcagcaggcttgcaggccgaagcacgctggaaccgcgctcaaagaacagtgatggttaaacagcatggctagaagctaaaagctaaagctaggtagcaaagctacaagctaaaagaggaggcatgactaatagcagagactaaaaagccgactaaaagcaaagattttacgatgtcctcagtttttaaactggcctgttggccacacctcaaatgttgtcttgaccaatcagatattgtcttggctcaggGGGGTATcaaaaatcatttgtttatcttaccaagcctGTAGTctgaattttcctgccttgcagggtctaattttggacatgattcctattaccaggttatgatatattttacaaataaatgattgtcaggacaatatcaagcacagacataccaaacataattacaaatcgttaagctatgccatagttaaaaaaaaaacatacacaataagtgattataacatgatagtcaaatgtgtgggttacacataaatgaaaatggagtgaagcgatggactgattcatttataagtctttttgagttcattctggtccatatatatgtacaaaagcagtttctttgccattctcttgacaaatacttctgtggagacaaaatcccttcccccttaggaatttcagtctggttctgctaggtggggggaagtcaatggaagtgtttaactcatgggtttccatgtgatgtcaagcgttgcatttcaattacgagcaacaaatttgacaccaaatttctcttcttcgaattgaaattgtaaataattgttctagtggttcttaatgttgaaagctgttgtgtgaacaagttggttggtcatcttgcttggttcttgttgCACTAGAagtgatttatgacttcctgaggaattcggctcgtgtttcaacgcACAGTTTTGATAGattctttaatttgtctggttcgactcatttctgttacattaaTATAAGATATAACTGAAAAATGTGAGGAAATCAGTTGTGAATTCACTGGATGAGTATGATTCCTGACTCAACACGAtgttatttgattaaattaatgtagAGGCATATAAATGTTCACTACTGTTGCCAATAGTGactagattttaaataaaaattcaatctCACTTTTTTTTAGCCACAGTCTGGAGGCCGGTTTGTGTCCATCTGTCTTTATGTAATATGTTGGATTACTGTGTGATTGGTTACATCCTCTTTCCTAGTGCATGTAGTGTCTCTGTGAATCTCTCTTTGAGCGTTAGCAAAACTCAGCTCATCTTTTGGCATGaacctgatttcattttccacccAGTTGCATCATTGCATGCATCACTGGGTTGTAAACAGCCATAATCACATTTAATTCCATCAaattaagttgatttaaaatgtgGTACTTCAGTTTGGTAGCACAGAAGCAGCACAGTCTGCAGAGCTGCTTGAGCAAAGACAAATTAGCTTTTCATGAACGTCATTGCAGATTCAGTCCTAGTACCGATATATCGGCAACTTTTTATGTTGCTTAACATTTAATAAAGGAAATTACTGGTGATCAACCTGTTGATGTTGATTCACATTACTTGAATTGCTTTCTTTGTCCTCTTTTACACTTAATCTGTTTTGACACGTCCTGACCAACAGCGACAAGCCACTGTCAATCAAAAACTAAACAAGGGCTTGAAACTTTGAAATTTATCTTTAGTTCAGTAAATAGAGGTGCTTAACCAAAAATTACTGAGAGGTCTGTTTAGATTAAGAAATAagatatatatcaaaaatatttgcattgaatttttaaaGTTTTTCCATTTTTGTACTTCTCTCTGATATTGAATGCACTGTTTATGTGTGATTTTTGacaactttttttcacttttcctcACTTTAGCCATGATGTCAGTCTGCGTGCCCTCACCACATAACTCCTCCCCCTCTGTGGACGTAGCTAATTGCAATGGACCTTCTGCAACTCCACCCACATCCCTCAGCCTGCGTTCCTCACACAATCAACTGCTCAGTGGTGATGTCATCAAACAGGGCCAGACCACGCCCCCAAAGTGCAGGAAGAAGTACGCACTCACGAGCATTCAGAGCGCGATGGGACTCGGCGAAGGTGTGACGCCACCGCCGTCATCTTCAGCAACTAGTGCTAACCCTAAACTGGCCAAAAATGGTGCGAATCAGTTACGGAAAGCTGCGGAACGACAGGATCACAACAAGAACACCACGGGAGAAGACGAGGATGGAAACACAGCTGGCGAATCAGAGCTCAGCATCGACGATGAGCTGAGGAATGTTGAGGAATTAAGTCTAGACAGTGAGTCTAACGCTGACGACGTTCACAGTGACTTTGACCAGAACAACGAGCTTGTTGACGAGGATATAGATGAGTTAATTGATGATGACACTAATGAGGAGGATCGTGCGGAGAATTGTGACGACCTGCTCATTCTGTCGGAGAAAACGGACATTGTTTCAGATAGGAAGTCGCCCGAGCATATTAAGACCAAGAGTTACCTGGAGTCATGTCTGGATGAGCTGTCATACGAACTGTCTGACACGCAGGATGAGGATGTCACTAAGCCTTTGCTGGAGAAAGAGAAGACTCCCTGTCCCTCGTCTCCGAGGAAACTACACAGCCCTGAGGACACGCCCCTCCTGTCTATCGGCTCTtcgtcttcctcttcctcaccgGAGACGAAAAAAGACAGACCACGGACGGGAGCCAAGACAGACCGGGCACTAAACCGCATCCAGAACCTTCCACACAGTGACGAGGAGTCCAGCTGGACCACGTTGTCACAGGACAGTGCATCCTTGGGCTCACCAGAAGAGAGCGGTCAGTAGTACACATTTGAAACCTTATTATGCATATGTGTGTAGTTTGCTGgtctgctcagtgtgtgtgtgtgtgtgtgtgtactttggccTGGTGTTGTGGATATGATGCACTCATGTCGTATGTGTGGTTTTCAGTTTGACTGAGAAGAGCTTTGGCAGAaaggtgtttgtgtgtttagacTTTTCATTTAACTGAAGTGTGATCTAGGTAAACGCAGCACAGTGTGTGTCTGGTTTGAGGCTGTGGAGGAAAGCTTATCAAAAGCGTGTTTACTTAGTTGTaccttttttgtgtgtaaaaattGTGATCTGAAAATGTTGAAACCgtataattcatccaaaaattcaAAATTGGTCATCGTTTACTCTCTCTAATGTTATTCCAGACGTGTAAGATGTGAACCACAAAATAAGAAGTCGTACAGAATGTCCATGCTGCTCTTTTGCATATAATGAAAGTAGACGGGctcaacaaagtaaaaaaaaagatttttaaaaatgtgtaactTCTGAGAGttgcagtgagtgattttcagtGATTGATGACATAAAGGCTTGTTGttacaaacataataaaaacacataagaCCCTCCATCGAAAGGCCATGCAACCAAAATTTTGAAGCATCCAAGAGTTCataaagggtgagtaaatgatgactgaatattCATCTGTTTTTGTGAGCTAGCCCATTAAATgaatctgttcctcacacaaattaATTGCAAGACTAGGTCTGCATCTGAAATCAAATATTCTCTtctttgaaataaatatgaatgaggCCACAAGAGCACACTATGATTACTAtgaactgtgatttgtatttaatctgttaaatattaaattacacattttcatGTATGCTTAGTCAGACTGCAGTTTGACTGTGCAGCTATTGTTATTATAACTGTGCATCGGAATGTGCTTAGTGTCTacttttactgtatattaaaattaaaaagaagagcaggatcaacattcatcaaaatatctccTTTGATGTTCCACAGAATCAAAATTACAAagggttggaatgacatgagagtgtgtaaatagtttttattttgagtgAACAGTCACTTTTGGTATGCAACCCACATTTATAACAAGGATAAATGGTGCTGAATTTCTCCTCTTTGCCCCCGGACTGTCACTCAAACCAGTCCTCCATTGACACAGTGTCTGTCAAAATCTCTCTCATTGTAGACAGGAAAACCTCACAGGTGTGTGGAAGGTCTGTTTGGCCAGCATGGTTGGTAATGGACAGCTGCGACCTGGTTTTACACCCAGATGTTAGCTGGCATCACCGTGGCAGACTGTTATGCGCACTAATTCTTGCACATCCATCCCTCTCCCACGGTTTCTGTATCTTGTCATACCAAGATCACATGACCACACACGGGGTGACACTGCAGGAAAAATGATCTCAGGGTTGCCGGAGTAATGATCGTTCGGCGAGGGAGGTGGGTTTGCACGGCCGCATGACCAATCAGATGTCCCAGATGGACAGGAAGCTGATATCTCTCTTCCTGCAAGATttggataaaaaataaacagaatataaaCAGTCTTTTGCTCTTGGATGCTCACCCACCCCGTCTCTCCCTCTCCCTTTCTCCATCAGTCGCTCGCCCCCTCTCTACCTCTGCTTTCCTCTCTCTTCTCATGTCATCCTCTCTGCTTGCGGCTGCTCAGTCATGATGCTGGGTAAAGACTACATGTTGGCCATTGTTATAGTGAATTACGAGGGTAGGTACTGCGCGTCGGTGTGTCTGTGTGGATGTGAGTCAGTGCTGCGCATGTAGCATCTCTGTTGCGTGTGCATGCTCATAAATGCAGGCGGAGAAGAGAGATTAGGAAGGAGGGAGGATGCAGTGAAGGGTGTCACGAGCTGTGTGCTGAATACTGAAGTTTGTGCATATGTTCATGGCACTTCGGgtcgcgtgtgtgtgtgaaattttttattttcagccGTCCTCCCATCCCCCTCTGCCTGCCACATGCTTTATACAcagcagaaagagaaagaaatgatCGAAAGTGGGTCGCATGTTAAATCTTGCATGGAAAACTAGGCTGAGGATAGTTACTACCTGCTAGCAAGCTGTCTATCTGTGCGTTCAAAATGTAACTTGATATTATTTTTGCTAAAAGATTGACACAattattaactctttccctgccttAGACGAGTTATCTCGTCTTTTAGAAGACAACACTTCCCCAGCTTttcgtgttttcactgttatacactctGGGACACTAATACACATCTTCTGAATGAATACAAAACCTCCCGAATACAAACACATGTGAACATGATGGAGAAATGAAGGATCTCTTttgtaaacagatgcatattaaAAACAAAGTGATCATCAGCAACAGACAGCatatgaaaactgcataatgttatgagtaaaatgttgatccaggaagtgtTATCTGTCTGTGCAAGCTTTTGAGGTGTTGATGGAAGCGATTTACTTGATTTATGCCTTGATAATCatactgaatattatccagatgtagtttttgataaaaaattagaTTTTCTCACTTTTCTGTAATCTACCTATATCCAactgttgataaaaaaaagaatgctttaagcttgaataaaacagatttttgtagtttttttagtTTGGTCAGGAGAAGGAAGCTGAAGTCCACAGACAGGATCCTAACATTAATCCCCGGTCTGTCTagatgttgcagaacataatgcagtcccatgtttactgcatcatccacagacctgtttgctctgtaggcgaactgaagaggatccagtcATTTCCTttaggtgggccagcaccagtttttcaaaagaCTTAATGTCCACAGCTGTTACAGCAACAGGCCTGTAGTCGTTTAGTGCTGTAATGTTGGGTTCCTTTGGGATGGGCATGATGGTGGGgcatttgaagcatgaagggacttcacacagctccagtgatctgttgaagatctgtgtgaagatggggacagctggtcagcacaggatttcagacaggctggtgtaacaccatctggacctggtgctttttttcttttctgcttcCTGAAGACCTCGTCTTCGCTGacctgaattgcaggtgtgggggagagggggttGCAGGAGCTGTGAATGGTCATGTGGAAAGGTGTTCAGGGCGGGTGTGGGGTGTGAGGTGGGGAAGTGAATGGAGTCCTTAGTTTCTCCAGTATAATTCCTTTTTGCCTCTCTGATCTCCTTTTGCAGTGTGTATTTAGCGAGTTTAAGCAAGACTTTGTCCACCTTCCTGTAAGCATTGTTGGAAACTCAGAAGTGAAGACCAGGAGTCTCTTGAATTCGTTATTGAGAATACTCTGCGTGGCGCTGTAGTCATCAAAAGTCTAACCAAAGCAGTGATACTTTGGAGTTTATATCATTTCAAGGGGAGGGATCCATACAGCAGAGGTGGAGACAatttaaacaaagcatgcaaattgAATACAGGGATCGGCCTGATGCTGGCAATTTTCCCATCTTTGATCttgtcagcataacagtgtcatttaaatacagaggtgcctgacagtatctctgataccttcacattatcatagagacAGAAGGCACAGCTGTCCCTTGAGCTTAAAAAGCCAAATGCTAAGGAATAGCACAAAGACAAAAGTTCATTATCTCAGATACTTGGGCTTCTATCCTTTTTTACCTCAAAATGTATCTCGAAAAGTTTTCAATTTATATGCTATTACattggaacctagatttaacattttataaatttgtaatcccacagcatcttctttggcctgatggagctgtctgagttttgcagtgaaccatggTTGGTCATTGTTGTAACGTTGAacaagtcctggtaggaatgcacatatcttcacagaaactgatatatgacgTTACAGTCTCTGAGCTCGCCCAGGCAGTAGCTtcaaaaaacactcaaaacaagcttgtaaatcctgctatacttcattagtccatctttgtacagtccttaatacaggtttagctgatttcagtttctgcctgtaggtcggtataagatgaaccaaacagtgatcagagtTCCCCAAaactgctcgtggaacagagtgatgtGCATTCTtaattgtggtgtaacagtgatccagtatattactgtctttggtgggacatgtaacatacTGTCTCTGTTTTGGCAGTTCACAGGAAAGATTTGCTTTATCAAAGTGCCCAAGAATTATTAAATCAGAGTCCAGGTGTTGCAgttctgtgtctgtgagctgATCATGGAGTTTCAGTAAAGCTGAGCTCAAGTGCGCTTGAGTGAGTTGAAAGGCTTACAGTTAATGAAGAGAACTTCTAGATCtgaacagcacatcttctttaacactgtTACAATCTTTACACCACcactcattgatgtaaaagcatgtcccactGCCGTGTGATTTCCCTTTGATTCTGTGTCACAGTCTGCTCTGAACAGTTGAAAGCTGGGCGTCGTTCAGCCAGGTTTCCGCTTGAAATCCGCGCTGCCTGAGCTTCACGAGTGCGCCAGCTCTCTTCCCCGTCTGCACGTACTGAAGCGTCTGAACAACACCGCTGCTCCCCCGACTTCAATGTCCAGCAAAACGTCCGGTGAAATACCGGGTGGTGTGTACTGCCAGTTGTCCAGCAATTTGTCTCTGGGGAAACTGATTGCAGGGATATAACTAAAgtaaactaacaaaaacataaaaacaactgCAGATGACGCCACGGAGGCTGCTATGTTCTTCACCATCTTTTTGGTGATCTTTTCCGCTATCTTTTCTGCCATGCTCAGTGCCATCTTTTATATATCAGGGACTACAAGACCCACAATGCACCTCAGCATAATACCCAGTATTTGAAGTCCGCGTGAACTGGAAATTGCAGCCAACTTCTTTCAGCGTAGAAACAGAATATTGAATGTAGGATGGGGGTTTATGGTTAAGGATAATTTTTTCAAGCTGTCAAATTGAGGTTTGAATAAAGATTACCaagacaaaccttttttttttcttcagggaaTAAACTTGAACAGATTAATTGTTCACGACTAGCAATGTGCACTAAGTAAATAAAGTCACGACTCCTGTACTGCAGAGCCACATTGAGAGAATTTGGGTAGAGGAGATATTTCTAATAGGCACTTGTGTTCACTTAGCATGCCTGGAGATTTGATTAGCGTGCATGACTAGTGCTGGCTAATAGCTGTTTCACTCCTTCAGTTCTGTTGGCTAATTATTATCACTGAAGTGAGTCGTGGCTTGAAGCAACAGTGAGGCTACTCAACTAGTGCTTTCTGCCTGAACAAGTTACTGTCACTGTTGTTATAGTTATCTAAAACtaaattcataaaaacatttgGAATGGATTTCACCTGTTATTTGATGAATAACAGTAAATCTGACTGCACCCTTGGTGATTAAACAGCataatttgaaagtttttttctctcaaatccTTTTACCGTGTTTTATCCAGACAGGTTTCCAGCCACAAGTTACCTTTATATTGACACTGAAAGTGAATTTATAGCCAATATTTGTGCTATGTGGAGCAGGATTTTAGACCAATGACATTTCATTGTGGGTGGGGCTACACAGAGTGATTCCTAGACATACTCCATCCACCATGTTTGCTAAATCTTTTGATCTGTGTGACCTTCTACAAGTCAACCAATGAGGAACAACTGTCTTGGTACCTAGTAACACTTTCGGGCactgtttttaataactttttaaatctAATAGTTCCTAAGCTTCCGTGACATGATGGGATGCATCCGTCTCATTTGACATACAGCTTTTTGCATATTGCGCAGTAGGTGATATTAAAAGAATGAGTAGCAAAGTCTATAAAAAACCATTAACTTAGAATATGGAAAAGATTTTATAATTTGTGTCTATGCTAGTTATCACATGATGTCAGTTAATTTTTTCATTAGTTGTTAGTTATTCATTTTGTACAGTGTCATGTAGATGGACACAAGGGCTTTTGATAATCTCTTTAGAGTTgttgactcacacacacacacacacacacacacactgaatattATGGCTCAATGGTTTTGGGGAGGATGTGTTTCCTGGCTTGAATATGTTCA is drawn from Carassius auratus strain Wakin unplaced genomic scaffold, ASM336829v1 scaf_tig00215019, whole genome shotgun sequence and contains these coding sequences:
- the LOC113093407 gene encoding amyloid-beta A4 precursor protein-binding family B member 2-like yields the protein MMSVCVPSPHNSSPSVDVANCNGPSATPPTSLSLRSSHNQLLSGDVIKQGQTTPPKCRKKYALTSIQSAMGLGEGVTPPPSSSATSANPKLAKNGANQLRKAAERQDHNKNTTGEDEDGNTAGESELSIDDELRNVEELSLDSESNADDVHSDFDQNNELVDEDIDELIDDDTNEEDRAENCDDLLILSEKTDIVSDRKSPEHIKTKSYLESCLDELSYELSDTQDEDVTKPLLEKEKTPCPSSPRKLHSPEDTPLLSIGSSSSSSSPETKKDRPRTGAKTDRALNRIQNLPHSDEESSWTTLSQDSASLGSPEESDIWGEHSFQTDPDLPPGWKMMTDMAGIYYWHIPTGTTQWERPAPCHPMPTGPTHASRKHSLGSLSPSPTPDHESMSHADVFFGASSRSGSTTSDSSSDPAPIPSTSCLDPTPILSSNSSSSSDANVPSCGFVNSCYFPRSSSLQIMPGKDRHFEARHREEDKKQPWSDFAVGKIDSEIWKDLQAATVNPDPSLKEFEGATLRYASLKLRNPAPVEEEDSSSINSDPEAKVRVHEFVHILQLFNDYNSTENLL